CAACGCCATGCTGAGCCGGATCGACCATGTCGGGATCGCCGTCCGTGATCTCGACGAGGCGATTCGGATCTACGAGCGCCGCCTGGGATTACGCTCGACGGGACGCGAGCGGCTCGAGCGCGAGGGCATCGAGGTCGCGATGATCCCGATCGGGGAGAGCCGGATCGAGCTGATCATGCCGCTCAATCCGGACTCGAGTGTGGAAAAGTTCCTTCAGAATCGGGGCGAAGCCGTTCACCACGTCGCCTACGCAACCGACGATGTCGGGGCTTCCCTCGAGCAGGC
This genomic stretch from Candidatus Dormiibacterota bacterium harbors:
- the mce gene encoding methylmalonyl-CoA epimerase; amino-acid sequence: MLSRIDHVGIAVRDLDEAIRIYERRLGLRSTGRERLEREGIEVAMIPIGESRIELIMPLNPDSSVEKFLQNRGEAVHHVAYATDDVGASLEQAASGGAQLLDAEARPGAHGTRIGFVHPKSVCGVLTEFVEADGQTGT